Part of the Weissella coleopterorum genome is shown below.
TCTCCACCAACAATTACAATATCTGCCGTGTTCAAGAACAAACCATGATCCACAACCCCAACTTCCTTTGATAAGTAATCTGAAAGACATTCTGGACTAGCAATTCCATCTAAATGCAAATCTAAGATATAGTGACCACCATCTGTCACTAAAGTCTTCCCGGCTTGATCCAAGCGAAGTGTAGGATTCAATCCTTCGCGCTCAAATTTACGAGCTAACTGCCCACTTCCGTAAGGAACGACTTCAACCGGCAATGGGAATGTTCCCAAAACAGGCTTCACCTTACTTTGGTCAACAATCCAAATATTTTTATTTGAATTCTTAGCAACAATTTTTTCCATCAATAATGCAGCACCGCCGCCCTTGATTCCATTCAAATAAGTATCAACTTCATCAGCCCCATCCACAGTGACATCAATATGATCCACTTCGTCAACATCAACGATCTTCATCCCCAATTCAGCACCGCGGGCAGCTGTCCGGTTTGAAGTTGTCACTCCAATAAAATCAATTTTCTTTTCAGCCAAAGCATCCAAGAAAAAAGCGACCGTTGAACCAGTTCCTAGACCTACTGTCATTCCATCTTCAATATATTGTGCCGCAAATTCAGCAGCTTTTTTCTTATTTAAATCTTGTGCATTCATGATTTTGCTCCTCGCCATTTCTTCATATTAGCTACCTGATTACTTCATTAAAAAATCGACAATCATTTTTCGCTAGTTAAACGTTTTAATGCTGAAACTAAGTTTAGTTAAATTTATACTTTTTGTCAATCCATCACCCGCGGGGGAATACTTGATTCACGAACTATTAGTTGCAAATCTAACGTCTCATTTTGTTGTGGCAAATCATGATCAGCCAAACGATTGATAATCATATTTAATGCGTCAATTCCAATTTGCTGAACAGGTTGGCGAATCGTTGTTAATGCTGGTACAAAAAATTCAGCATAATCCGTATCATCATATCCAACGACTGATATATCATTAGGAACACTGACTCCATGATTATACAATCCCCTAATTAACCCTACTGCGATTTCATCATTTAAAGCAAAGATTGCTGTGGCCCCCGTCTCAATTACTTTTTCAGCCGCCATCATTCCCCCATGTTTTGACAAATTAGTCTTAATATTATCAACCGGGTGAAGTCCCCCTTCCAATAATGCAGCAATAAAACCAGCTTCCCGTTGATGCATATTATCGGTCATATCATCGGCCATTAACAAAGCAATTTTTTTATGTCCTAATTCTAATAAATGACGAGCCGCCATCTTTCCGCCTTGCCATTCACGAACCATTACTTGATCCTTAGCGTCGAGATCCGCGCTCTGATCTAATGAAAGGTATGGAACATTTCTTTTATTTAAAAATTCAATAACTTGTTGATGCTCTGGAATCGGTCGCCCAAATATTAAAGCATCAGCTCCTCGTTCAATCAGTGAATAAATCGAAGTCTCTAAATTCTCTTCATTGGCCCCCATAAATACCAAATCAACGTTTTCAGGTCCATCTACTTGCATACTTTGAATCAAGTCAGCAAAAAAAGGCATCCGAAACGAGGGAATTAAGACCCCAATTAAGGGACTAGTCCCCCCTTTTAAACGTTTAGCAGCAATGTTAGGAATATACCCTAGTTCATTTCTGGCCGTAATGACTTTATGAATTGTTTCATCAGAAAAGCGCTCTTTTTTATTATTTATTATTTGCGAAACTGTTGCAATGGAAACACCTGCAAGCTTTGCAACATCCTTAATCGAAGCTTTTTTCATGATTTTATCCTTTTATTTTTATTTAATGTAACCGTTTTTTTAATTTACGTTTATATAGTATAATACATAATAAGTTTTAATGTTGACTAAAGGTTCAAGTTTTTTTAATTTTTAAAAATTCTTGGAAGCGCTTGCATTTTCAAAAATGATCGTGTATCGTTGTCTTCAGTTAAACGTTTCAACATTCTTTTATTTCTCTTTTTTTGGAAAGGATCATGACATGTACTTACTCATTAATATTGTCGGGGTTTTTGTCACACTGGGAGTAGCCTACCTCTTCTCACGTGATAAAAAGAATATCCAATGGAAATCCGTTGGAATTGTGACCGCATTGCAATTATTTTTAGCCTGGTTCTTTGTGAACTTCAGCATTGGTCGTCAAGCCGTTGTTGCTGCTGCAAATGGTTTCAACTGGTTAGTTGCTACTGCCTACAAAGGAATCGCATTTGCTCTTCCAGAGTGGGTTTCTACCACAATTCCTGGTGCCGGTGGAACTTTAGACGGGCCAATGAATTTCGTAACTTCTGCCTTAATGCCAATCTTATTGGTTGTCCCACTATTTGATATTTTAACTTATATTGGTTTCCTTCCATGGGTAGTTAAGTGGATTGGTCGGGGATTATCATTTATTACTGGTCAACCTAAATTCGAAGCTTTTTTCTCAGTTGAAATGATGTTCTTAGGAAACACCGAAGTTTTGGCTGTGTCTAAGGCTCAATTAAACCAAATGAGCGGAACTCGTAACTTAACCTTGGCTTTGATGTCAATGAGCTGTGTTACTGCTTCAATCATTGGTGCATATACCCAAATGATGCCTGGTCAATACGTTTTGACGGCTGTTCCTTTGAATATCTTAGGTGCCATCGTAATTTCTGCCATTTTGAATCCCATTAAGTTGGATCCAGAAGAAGATGTTGTTGTCGAAATTAATGAACCCGTTGAAGTGGCCCAAGCTGATGGAACCATGAAAATGGAACGTCCAAAGAAAGAACCTTTCTTCTCATTCTTGGGTGATTCAATTTTGAGTGCTGGTAAGTTGATCTTAATTATCTTTGCATCTGTTGTTGCATTCGTAGCATTAGCCAACTTGATCGATCGCTTATTCTCATTAACTGGCTTTAGCTGGCTTTCACTTGAAAATATCTTTGGTGTTGTAATGTTCCCATTTGCATGGTTACTAGGTTTCAACCCTCACGATGCTTTCGAAATTGCTCAATATATGGGAACTAAGCTAGTAACTAACGAATTCGTTGTGATGGGAGAGGTCTCAAAGAGTGTTATGGCTGGAACTGGTTTGTTTGCTAATAAGCATGCGGTTGCCGTATTAACAGTCTTTGTTACTTCATTTGCTAACTTCTCAACCGTTGGAATGATCATTGGTGCCTTCAAGGGATTGGTATCTCGCGAAAAAGTTGATTTGATTTCTAAAAACGTACCTTTGATGTTAGTATCAGGAATTTTGGTTTCACTGCTTTCTGCGGGAATGGCCGGATTATTTGCCTGGTAAACTAAATCAAACTTGTATCAAACACTAACTAAACGGGGCTGGGAGCAATGCAATGTCCTCACCTCGTTTTTTATTTTTCTGATTTATTGAACTTATTAGATTTAGAAGGGAATTTTACTCATGATAATGAAAAAAGAAGCTTTAATTTTAGATATGGACCCTGGAATTGATGATGCAGTTGCCCTTTCAATTGCATTAACTCGACCCGAATTTGATTTAAAATTATTAACAGGAGTTGCCGGGAATGTCAGTGTTGAAAAAACCACAGCTAATTTATTAAAATTAGCAGAATTCTTTAACCGAACTGATATTCCGGTCGCAATGGGTGCTAAAGCCCCATTGCGACGTGAATTTAAAGATGCTTCGTATATTCATGGTGCCTCTGGTATGCCAGGCTATGATTTCCCTGAAATCACACATCAACCAATTGAGGCTGATGCCGTTGAAGCAATGTACCAGGTATTAAATGATGCTCCAGAGCCATTAACAATTGTAGCGACTGGTTCATATACCAATATTGCTTTATTACTAAATCAACATCCTGAAATCAAACCCAAAATTAAGCGCCTTGTTCTCATGGGTGGCTCATTATCAGGTGGAAACGTTTCGTCTGTTGCCGAATTTAACGTCTTCACTGATCCTGATGCGGCAGATATCGTCTTTAACAGCGGTTTAGATATTACCATGATCGGACTAGACGTGACCTTAAAGGCACTCTTGTCAAATCAATCGATTCAAGATGTCGCTAAAGTTGGTGAAGTTGGTAAAATGATTTCAGGTGTCATGACCGCCTACAATGATGTCGAAGATGATGGTAAACCAATGCACGATGTAAATACCATTTTATTCCTCTTACACCCCGAATTTTTCACGCTCGAAGACCATATGATTTACGTCATTACTGACGGTCCAGCGATTGGTGGTACCATTGCTGATACTCAAGATCGTTGGTCAAACGGACAACTAAATGCCCATGTTGCCGTTGATATTGATGCTCAAGCCTTTGAAAAGTGGTTCTTAGCAGAAATTCCGCATATGAATCAAATGAAAGACAATCCCATCAAATAAATTCGGATACTGCATTTTAAACGCGAAAGGAACGACTTATGGCAACGAAAAAAATGATTTTAGATTTAGATACGGGAATTGACGACGCGTTAGCGCTGGCGTTGGCTGTCGAAGATCCCAGAGTAGACTTAATTGGAATTATTTCTTCATACGGAAACACCTTAATTGAAACTGCTGGCCAAAATTCATTAGATTTATTACATCTCTTACAAGCAGATGATGTTCCTGTTTATTTAGGTGAAAATCATTCATCAACGACTCAATCATTTGAAACGATGCCCATCTCGATGGCAATTCATGGTGATAATGGAATTGGAAACATTGAATTAGAACCAGCCACGAAGCCAATTGAAACCCAATCTGGTGTACAATTCTTAATTGAAGCTGCACATGAATATGGTTATGATTTAATTTATTTACCAACCGGACCACTAACAAATCTCGCAGCAGCAATCCGACAAGATCCAACTGTAGCAGAGTTAATTGGTCAAACTACTCTGATGGGGGGCGCTTTGACCGTTCCTGGTAATGTAACTCCTTTTACAGAAGCCAACATTAATCAAGATCCCGAAGCAGCTGACTATGTTTTCACACATCAAAAAAACATCACAATGGTTGGGTTAGATGTCACGCTTCGAACCCTTCTCACTAAAGAACATACTAAAGCTTGGCGGGAATTAGGAACTTTAGCCGGAACACAATATGCCGATATGATGGATTATTATATTGACGCTTATGACACACTTGATATCGATCACCGTGGGGCCGCTTTACATGATCCACTAGCAGTGGCGGTGTCAATTGATCCAAATTATGTCACTACCATTGATCTCAATTTACGGGTAACGTATGATCGTGAATCTGGCGACTATGGTCGAACCATTGGTGACAAACAAAGGCTCTTAGATTCAACCACGACAAAAGTGGCCGTCAATGTTGATAACGAACGTTTTGTCCGTGACTTCCAAGATTTCATGTTAGATATTTTAAAAAATTAACATGATACTTAATGTTTCAGACCATTCTCGGATCCGAGAATGGTCTTTTTTATCGTTAAATTTCTCGCTCTACTAAAAAATCACACCCAGATATTTCATCTAGATGTGATTCATTAAATTAAATTTTAATCACGCGGATACAAAGTTTCAGCATCACCTTGTGATTCTTTACGTTCTTCTTTGTGCTCTTCAACTGCTTGTGATACCTTTTGGCTCGCAACTTGTTTAGCTTCTTCATAAGACATTGGCTGATCGTCATCTGATTCCACTTCGTTGGTAGCTGGCATCTTTCCAGTTTCATACAAGCTGAGAATTTGCTTCTCATCCAAAGTTTCAAATTCAAGCAATGCCTTTGCAATCGCCTCGTGCTTATCTTGATATTGTACAATAATATCGTGTGCACGCGCATATCCCTCAGTTGTTAATCGACGAACTTCTTCGTCAATTAATTGTGCTGTGGACTCTGAATAAGGAGCCCCCTCACCATACGGGTTATTGAATGATTGACCATTTTTAGCCAATTGAACCATTCCCAATTTGTCAGACATTCCATATTCTGTAACCATAGCTCGAGCAATTCCGGTTGCTTGTTCAAAATCATTTGAAGCCCCAGAAGATTGTTGCTTAAACATTACCATTTCAGCCGCACGACCACCCATCAAACCGGCGATTTGATCTTCTGCATTATCCTTTGACATCAACATCTGATCTTCACGTGGCAGCATAATAGCGTAACCACCTGCGCGACCACGTGGAACAATCGTCACCTTGTGTACAACACGAGCTTCATTCAAAACCAAACCAACAATTGCGTGTCCCGCTTCATGGTATGCGACAGTTTCACGTTCCTTAGCTGAAACAACTCGATCCTTTTTCGCTGGACCAGCAATTACACGATCCTCAGCTTCATCAACATCATCAGCTTCAATTACCTTTTTATTCTGACGAGCCGCGAGCAAAGCAGCTTCATTCAAAAGGTTAGCTAAATCAGCTCCTACAAAACCAGGCGTTTGCTTGGCTACTTCCTTCAAATCCACATCTGGACCTAAAGGCTTGTCTTTGGCGTGAACCTTTAAAATAGCTTCGCGGCCCTTGACATCCGGTTGTCCCACTAAAATCTTTCGGTCAAAACGACCAGGGCGGAGCAAGGCGGGATCCAAGACGTCTGAACGATTGGTTGCCGCAATCACAATCACTCCTTCATTACCTGAGAAACCGTCCATCTCAATCAACATTTGATTCAATGTTTGTTCCCGTTCGTCATTACCACCACCCATTCCTGAGCCACGCTTCCGTCCAACTGCATCAATTTCATCAATAAAGATAATTGATGGGGCAGATTTCTTCGCATTTTCAAATAAATCACGAACTCGACTAGCTCCAACTCCGACAAACATCTCCACAAAGTCAGAACCAGAAATTGAAAAGAAAGGTACGGCTGCTTCACCAGCGACGGCACGCGCCAACAAAGTTTTACCTGTTCCAGGAGGGCCCTCAAGAAGGACCCCTTTTGGAATTTTAGCCCCTAATTTAGTGAATTTACTTGGGCTACGTAGGAATTCGACCACTTCCACCAATTCTTGTTTTTCTTCTTCAGCTCCAGCCACATCACCAAATCGAATCTTATTTTCCTCTGGATCTGCAGGCTTAGCTTTTGATTTTCCGATATTCATCATACCACCGGAACCACCACGGCCACCTTGTCCCATACCACTCATCATGAGCCATAGGAACCCAATCATGAAGACCATTGGTAAGACCGTTACAAGTAAGGATCCCCAAACATTTGAATCTTCAGGTTGAGTACTAATCTTAGTATTCGTCTTCGATGCTGCTTGGTTGATTGCCTTAACTGTTGAATCGTTTGGCAAAGCATTAACTTCAAATGAAGTTACTTTGGGTTTAGCATTCCCCAAAACTTTAGCCATTAACGTTCCTTCTTTAGCTGCTGTGACTTTCTCCGTCTGTGGATTACGATAATCACCTTTAATATCATAAACGCCAGCACCTGGCTTGATTTCAATTGACTTAATTTTCTTATCATTCAACTGCTTAATAAATGTTGAAGTCTCAATCTTCTTAACGGTATTAGTATCCTTAGGTCCAATCACCCAATAAACTAATCCTAATACTGCTAGAAGCATAATCACATAAAATAAGCTTTGTCGAACAAAATTACCACTTGGGCGATTCTTCATGCTTCGTTTCTCCTTTAATCCACATTAATTTATTTTTTAATCAGCATTGATGCTAACCATTCTAATGCGTGGGGGTTATTTCATGGTCTACTAGGTCGGCATGTTCCGGAGCGTAAACTTCCTTCTTCAAAATACCAACATATGGTAAATTACGGTAGAGTTCTTTATCATCTACGCTATAATCAAGACCATATCCAACCACAAAAGCCTTGGGAACATCAAATCCAATGTATTCCACATCTTCTTTAACGACACGCCCTTCCTTTTTATCAAGGAGGCTTGCTGTTTTAACGCTATTTGCACCACGTTGCACTAGCAATTCCTTCATAAATTTTAATGAGCGACCAGTATCCACGATATCTTCCATAATAATGACATCTCGGTTTTTAACATCACTTTGAATATCAGTTACCAAAGATACATCCCCAGAACTAGTAATTCCACCATTATAGCTAGACACATTAATAAACTCAACCTCAGTATATTCCATGTATCGCATTACATCTACTGCCCAAAGGGCGGCACCCTTTAAAACAACTAAAATAATCGGGGTCTTATTTTCATAGTCATGGGCTAATTGCTTACCAACGCGTTGCGCCGCCTCGGCAATTGCTTCTTGACTGTATAGGACTCGCTCGATATCGTTATCCATCTTACTTACACTCATTGAATCGTCCCCTCATGTCAGGCATTTTATTTTTTAAATATACCCCTTTATTTTATCACGAATTATCAATTAAATCTGATTGATTTATGACTTTTTGTAAGGTTAATTGACGTTTATTTCTAATTGCTTGTAAATTATGCGAAATTTGCACCGAACCACGATTAACATTCGGATTTTTCATTAGTTGCATAATTTGATACAACTGTTGATCTTTAACTTCATACTGTTCTTGATTCTTCATCCACTTTTGTAAAATTAAAATTTGTAAATCTGAATCGGTAGTTTGCCACGAAAATGTGCCTAATTCCATTTGCTCGGCTTGCTTAGCTAAAAGTGGTTCAGCTAAGTTTAATAATGCCCCTAATTGATCAACTGTTTTTAAAAGATGCTTTGAAAAACCTTTATTAATTTGTTTTAATTCAGGAATAATTCCTTGGCGCAGACGATTACGGGCATACGTTTGATCATAATTTGAACTATCTTCAATTACCTCTAAAATTGGTTGCTTAACTAATTGTGGCAAATCAGTTTTAGCCAAGTTTAAAAATGGTCGCCTAATATCTAATCCATCCCGTAATTGTTGCATAGGCATTCCCATTAGTTGAGATAGTTGCGCCCCTCTTGCGAGCTTAAATAAAATGGTTTCCACCTGATCATCTTGATGATGTGCGGTTACAATAATCCGCGTCCCCCATTCTAAGGCTTGTTGCTTAAGAAGAGCATAACGCCGGTCTCGAGCTTGTTCTTCAATTCCATGTTGAGGAACTTCTTCCCAATTAATACGTTTAATCGCAACATGAGCAAACCTTTGGCGATGCGCCTCAAGCCAAGTTTGGACAAATTGTTCTTCTTGGTCTGCATCCGCCCGAAGTTGATGATTAATATAAATCACACTCACTTTTGGCTGTAAATTACCGGGTAATCCCCCGTCCGTCAACCAAGTCGCCAAATGCAATGAATCAAACCCACCAGATAAGGCAACAACGACATGCTCATTTGCATTAAATAACTGGGCATCTTGTAATTCTTTAATTAGCTTCATTCTGACTGTTTTGGGCTGAACCACAACATCTCTCCTCTCGAATCCGTCTTTAATCTAATAAAAAAGGCTGGACGAGGTCCAGGCCTTGAATATATTTATTTATCAGGTAAATTAAAAACCACTTCACCTGCTTTAGTATACATATAATGTTGTCGAACATACTGCTCAACATAATCTTCATTTTGAAGATTATTTTTCAAAGCGACTAAACGCTTATTTTCAGTTTTAGCTTTTTTTACTTGTTGTTCAACTTTTAAACTCTGTGCCTCAGCAGTCCTTAGCTGTAAGTAATTACCAATCCCAGTTACCATAATGACACTACAAAAGACCACCGCCATTCCATAAATTAATTTGGTACGTCGACGATGAACTTGACGCATATGAATTCGTTGCTTCTCTGAATTATATTGAATAAAACGAGCACCAGCGGAATCCAAAGGTTGAATGTTATTATTTTTTTGAATACGTTGGACCATCTCAAGTTCCTCCGGTCAAAATTAAACGATTGGTAACGTTATCATTACATTTTTAACCGGAACAGTCGATAATTATTAATAAATCTTAATAATTTTATAAACTATTTACTTGAGTCTGTGAGCGCATCCTCACGTAAAATTTTATACATGTGCTCCGCATCTTCTTTTTTAGTCGTCTCAATGATTCGCTCAATTTCTAGAACCATCAACCGATTACCAAACTTAATTGATAATTCATCCC
Proteins encoded:
- a CDS encoding FtsB family cell division protein — translated: MVQRIQKNNNIQPLDSAGARFIQYNSEKQRIHMRQVHRRRTKLIYGMAVVFCSVIMVTGIGNYLQLRTAEAQSLKVEQQVKKAKTENKRLVALKNNLQNEDYVEQYVRQHYMYTKAGEVVFNLPDK
- a CDS encoding RNA-binding S4 domain-containing protein; translation: MRIDKFLKVSRLIKRRAVAKEIADQGRITINDKVAKSSSDVKVGDELSIKFGNRLMVLEIERIIETTKKEDAEHMYKILREDALTDSSK
- the tilS gene encoding tRNA lysidine(34) synthetase TilS translates to MKLIKELQDAQLFNANEHVVVALSGGFDSLHLATWLTDGGLPGNLQPKVSVIYINHQLRADADQEEQFVQTWLEAHRQRFAHVAIKRINWEEVPQHGIEEQARDRRYALLKQQALEWGTRIIVTAHHQDDQVETILFKLARGAQLSQLMGMPMQQLRDGLDIRRPFLNLAKTDLPQLVKQPILEVIEDSSNYDQTYARNRLRQGIIPELKQINKGFSKHLLKTVDQLGALLNLAEPLLAKQAEQMELGTFSWQTTDSDLQILILQKWMKNQEQYEVKDQQLYQIMQLMKNPNVNRGSVQISHNLQAIRNKRQLTLQKVINQSDLIDNS
- a CDS encoding nucleoside hydrolase; amino-acid sequence: MATKKMILDLDTGIDDALALALAVEDPRVDLIGIISSYGNTLIETAGQNSLDLLHLLQADDVPVYLGENHSSTTQSFETMPISMAIHGDNGIGNIELEPATKPIETQSGVQFLIEAAHEYGYDLIYLPTGPLTNLAAAIRQDPTVAELIGQTTLMGGALTVPGNVTPFTEANINQDPEAADYVFTHQKNITMVGLDVTLRTLLTKEHTKAWRELGTLAGTQYADMMDYYIDAYDTLDIDHRGAALHDPLAVAVSIDPNYVTTIDLNLRVTYDRESGDYGRTIGDKQRLLDSTTTKVAVNVDNERFVRDFQDFMLDILKN
- the rihC gene encoding ribonucleoside hydrolase RihC gives rise to the protein MIMKKEALILDMDPGIDDAVALSIALTRPEFDLKLLTGVAGNVSVEKTTANLLKLAEFFNRTDIPVAMGAKAPLRREFKDASYIHGASGMPGYDFPEITHQPIEADAVEAMYQVLNDAPEPLTIVATGSYTNIALLLNQHPEIKPKIKRLVLMGGSLSGGNVSSVAEFNVFTDPDAADIVFNSGLDITMIGLDVTLKALLSNQSIQDVAKVGEVGKMISGVMTAYNDVEDDGKPMHDVNTILFLLHPEFFTLEDHMIYVITDGPAIGGTIADTQDRWSNGQLNAHVAVDIDAQAFEKWFLAEIPHMNQMKDNPIK
- the rpiA gene encoding ribose-5-phosphate isomerase RpiA, with product MNAQDLNKKKAAEFAAQYIEDGMTVGLGTGSTVAFFLDALAEKKIDFIGVTTSNRTAARGAELGMKIVDVDEVDHIDVTVDGADEVDTYLNGIKGGGAALLMEKIVAKNSNKNIWIVDQSKVKPVLGTFPLPVEVVPYGSGQLARKFEREGLNPTLRLDQAGKTLVTDGGHYILDLHLDGIASPECLSDYLSKEVGVVDHGLFLNTADIVIVGGDKIEVKERKN
- the hpt gene encoding hypoxanthine phosphoribosyltransferase, with protein sequence MDNDIERVLYSQEAIAEAAQRVGKQLAHDYENKTPIILVVLKGAALWAVDVMRYMEYTEVEFINVSSYNGGITSSGDVSLVTDIQSDVKNRDVIIMEDIVDTGRSLKFMKELLVQRGANSVKTASLLDKKEGRVVKEDVEYIGFDVPKAFVVGYGLDYSVDDKELYRNLPYVGILKKEVYAPEHADLVDHEITPTH
- the ftsH gene encoding ATP-dependent zinc metalloprotease FtsH, with amino-acid sequence MKNRPSGNFVRQSLFYVIMLLAVLGLVYWVIGPKDTNTVKKIETSTFIKQLNDKKIKSIEIKPGAGVYDIKGDYRNPQTEKVTAAKEGTLMAKVLGNAKPKVTSFEVNALPNDSTVKAINQAASKTNTKISTQPEDSNVWGSLLVTVLPMVFMIGFLWLMMSGMGQGGRGGSGGMMNIGKSKAKPADPEENKIRFGDVAGAEEEKQELVEVVEFLRSPSKFTKLGAKIPKGVLLEGPPGTGKTLLARAVAGEAAVPFFSISGSDFVEMFVGVGASRVRDLFENAKKSAPSIIFIDEIDAVGRKRGSGMGGGNDEREQTLNQMLIEMDGFSGNEGVIVIAATNRSDVLDPALLRPGRFDRKILVGQPDVKGREAILKVHAKDKPLGPDVDLKEVAKQTPGFVGADLANLLNEAALLAARQNKKVIEADDVDEAEDRVIAGPAKKDRVVSAKERETVAYHEAGHAIVGLVLNEARVVHKVTIVPRGRAGGYAIMLPREDQMLMSKDNAEDQIAGLMGGRAAEMVMFKQQSSGASNDFEQATGIARAMVTEYGMSDKLGMVQLAKNGQSFNNPYGEGAPYSESTAQLIDEEVRRLTTEGYARAHDIIVQYQDKHEAIAKALLEFETLDEKQILSLYETGKMPATNEVESDDDQPMSYEEAKQVASQKVSQAVEEHKEERKESQGDAETLYPRD
- the rbsR gene encoding ribose utilization transcriptional repressor RbsR, which produces MKKASIKDVAKLAGVSIATVSQIINNKKERFSDETIHKVITARNELGYIPNIAAKRLKGGTSPLIGVLIPSFRMPFFADLIQSMQVDGPENVDLVFMGANEENLETSIYSLIERGADALIFGRPIPEHQQVIEFLNKRNVPYLSLDQSADLDAKDQVMVREWQGGKMAARHLLELGHKKIALLMADDMTDNMHQREAGFIAALLEGGLHPVDNIKTNLSKHGGMMAAEKVIETGATAIFALNDEIAVGLIRGLYNHGVSVPNDISVVGYDDTDYAEFFVPALTTIRQPVQQIGIDALNMIINRLADHDLPQQNETLDLQLIVRESSIPPRVMD
- a CDS encoding NupC/NupG family nucleoside CNT transporter, which encodes MYLLINIVGVFVTLGVAYLFSRDKKNIQWKSVGIVTALQLFLAWFFVNFSIGRQAVVAAANGFNWLVATAYKGIAFALPEWVSTTIPGAGGTLDGPMNFVTSALMPILLVVPLFDILTYIGFLPWVVKWIGRGLSFITGQPKFEAFFSVEMMFLGNTEVLAVSKAQLNQMSGTRNLTLALMSMSCVTASIIGAYTQMMPGQYVLTAVPLNILGAIVISAILNPIKLDPEEDVVVEINEPVEVAQADGTMKMERPKKEPFFSFLGDSILSAGKLILIIFASVVAFVALANLIDRLFSLTGFSWLSLENIFGVVMFPFAWLLGFNPHDAFEIAQYMGTKLVTNEFVVMGEVSKSVMAGTGLFANKHAVAVLTVFVTSFANFSTVGMIIGAFKGLVSREKVDLISKNVPLMLVSGILVSLLSAGMAGLFAW